TTCAGCTAACCTTGGAATGAGAATAGGTGGTGGAGCTGCATATAACAGCAAAGGGCCTTTATCAAGACTGATGCGTGATGCACTTGCTGCACCTGTAATGTTCCCAAGTGTAGATGTACTGCGTAACTGGGTTGGAAAAATTATCACTGGTCAAAACTTGATGTAATATTGCAATAACATTTAACCATAAAATAAAATAGGAAGGCATGAAATACTGTTTGGGTCTATGACCTTTGAGACAGTTCTGTACTGTGTTTCAAATTTTGCATATAAGATTTGGGATGCAGTACGTTCATGTCTTTTTATTTTGTTTCTGCAGTTATTAAAAGGTTCTATAATATATGCTGGAACATAGCACAGTGATTATGACCTGGATGAATTATTTACATGGATAGACAGTATTGTTAAATAGTGATGTAAGAAAAGGTAAAAATCTGTCCTGATACATAAAAAAGCATAGCTGAAAAATAAATTGATGAAAATTAAAAAGTTTTAAAGCTATGCTTTTTTTAGTAAATTTTTTTATAATTTGCCTAAAAAACCTTATTTTAAAAAAAATTAATAATTCATATAAGTATCTAAAATACTGGTTTATATGACGGTTGGATAAAAAAAATAAAAAAAATTGAAAAAAATAGTTGAAATAATTCGGGAAATATAGTATACTAATTAAGTCATGAGAAGTGGTCGCATAGCTCAGTTGGGAGAGCACCTGCCTTACAAGCAGGGGGTCATTGGTTCGAGCCCAATTGTGACCACCATTGATTTGGAGGTGTAGCTCAGTTGGTTAGAGTGCTTGCCTGTCACGCAAGATGTCGCGAGTTCGAGTCTCGTCACTTCCGCCATTAATGCCCAGATAGCTCAGTCGGTAGAGCAAGGGACTGAAAATCCCTGTGTCCGTGGTTCGATTCCGCGTCTGGGCACCACTCAATTATAAACTAATAAACGATATTGCTTTATACCTTGTGGTTTAGAGCATTTTTTTTATATTTTGAAAAAAGGTATTGTAATATTGTGAAAAAAATGGCAAAAATAATATAAGTATATTTTGTAGGGAGGTAGGAAAATGAAAAGTAGAAAATTGATGATGTTTCTTCTGGCCGTAGTTATGCTTCTAGTTACAGCGTGCGGGCCTGGAGAGAAAAAAGTATTAAGAGTGGGGAAGAAGGTGTGGATGCTTCAAAGTTTGCAATTGAAACGACAAATAATGCACCTGCAGTAAAGGATGCTGTTTTAAAGGTTGCATTAGTAAAAGATTCACCTCTGGTAGGGATTTTTTACACTAATATCGGTCAGGGAGATGGTTATGACGGAGATTTGATATCATTATTCTTTAATAACCAGATATTTGATACGGATGAAAACTTTGAAATTACAGATACTGGGTTATCAACACTTAATGTTGATATTCCAAACAAAAAGGCTACGATAAAAATAAAAGATGGTGTAAAATGGTCTGACGGACAGCCGTTAGTAGCTGATGATATTATTTATACGTTTGAAGTAATTGCAAATAAGGATTACACAGGTGTAAGATTTGATGATGAAAGCTTAAAGGTAGTAGGAGTAAAAGAATATCATGAAGGAAAGGCTGCCAATATCTCAGGATTGAAAAAAATTGATGATAAGACAGTGGAAGTTTCCTTTACTGAGTTGGGCCAAGGAATATACACTATAGGAAATGGTCTGATAGGATCAGTGTTACCTAAACATTATTTGAAGGATATACCTATAAAAGACCTTGAAAAATCTGAAAAAGTAAGAAGTAAAGTATTGACTTTGGGAGCTTATACAATAGTAAGTAATGTACAGGGAGAAAGTCTGGAACTGAAAGCAAACCCATATTACTTTAAAGGTAAACCAAAAATTGAAAAAGTTACAGTGGAAGTAGTAAACTCGAATACTATAGTTTCTGCATTAAAGGCAGGTAAATATGATTTGGCATTACGTATTCCAACAGATCTTTATAAAACATACAGTAATTTAGATAACCTGGAATTACTTGGAAGACAGGAATTATACTATTCATATATGGGATTCAAAGTAGGTCATTTTGATAAGACAAAAGGGGAAAATATTATGGATCCTAATGCAAAAATGGCAGACAAAAACTTGAGACAGGCTCTTGCTTATGGGCTTGATGTTGACCAGATGACAAAAGCGTTCTACTATGGTCTGAGAGAAAGAGCGACAATGTCAGTACCGCCAGCATTTAAGAAATATTATTCAAAAGATATAAAAGGATATCCTTATGATCCTGAAAAAGCTAAAAAGTTATTAGATGAAGCAGGATACAAAGATGTAAATGGAGACGGATACAGAGAAGATAAAAATGGAAAACCTTTTGAAGTAAGAATAGCTGCAATGGCAGGTGGAGATATTGCTGAACCATTGGTGCAGTTCTATATCCAGCAGTGGAAACAGATAGGGATAAAAGCAGTGCTTTCTACAGGAAGACTTATTGAATTTAACAGTTTCTATGATAAAGTAGATGCCGATGATCCTGAAATAGATGTATACTTTGCCGCATGGGGAGTAGGAACAAACCTGAATCCATTTGAATCTACCGGAAGAAAGGCCGCATTCAACTATACAAGATTTGTTTCAGAAGAAAATGATAAGCTGATGGCAGAAACTTCAAGTCCTAAGACATTGGAAGACCCTAATTATAAGGCAGAAGCTTATAAAAAATGGCAGGAATATTACATAGATCAAGCAGTTGAAGTACCTCTGACTTTCAGATATGAAATTGTTCCTGTAAACAAAAGGGTAAAAAATTATTACATTGGCCGTGATTCAGACCTTAAAGGTAAAGGAATCCAACAATGGGAACTTACGGCAGCAGAGCCTATAAAGGCAACTAATTAGTGTGTAAATAAATT
This Leptotrichia sp. oral taxon 215 str. W9775 DNA region includes the following protein-coding sequences:
- a CDS encoding oligopeptide ABC transporter substrate-binding protein, producing MDASKFAIETTNNAPAVKDAVLKVALVKDSPLVGIFYTNIGQGDGYDGDLISLFFNNQIFDTDENFEITDTGLSTLNVDIPNKKATIKIKDGVKWSDGQPLVADDIIYTFEVIANKDYTGVRFDDESLKVVGVKEYHEGKAANISGLKKIDDKTVEVSFTELGQGIYTIGNGLIGSVLPKHYLKDIPIKDLEKSEKVRSKVLTLGAYTIVSNVQGESLELKANPYYFKGKPKIEKVTVEVVNSNTIVSALKAGKYDLALRIPTDLYKTYSNLDNLELLGRQELYYSYMGFKVGHFDKTKGENIMDPNAKMADKNLRQALAYGLDVDQMTKAFYYGLRERATMSVPPAFKKYYSKDIKGYPYDPEKAKKLLDEAGYKDVNGDGYREDKNGKPFEVRIAAMAGGDIAEPLVQFYIQQWKQIGIKAVLSTGRLIEFNSFYDKVDADDPEIDVYFAAWGVGTNLNPFESTGRKAAFNYTRFVSEENDKLMAETSSPKTLEDPNYKAEAYKKWQEYYIDQAVEVPLTFRYEIVPVNKRVKNYYIGRDSDLKGKGIQQWELTAAEPIKATN